The sequence CTCCACTTCCTTCATCAAATTTCCAGTATCCGACTAACTCCGCTGAATAACTGCTGCTAACTAAAAAACAACACAAAAAAATCAACCATATACTTCTCTTCATTTTCCCTCCTTGGGGAGTCGCTTGGTTGTTTTGTAACCTTATCACCCGGCTGTCGCCCATCTTCCCTATTATTCGCTGGTAACCCGAACATAAAAACATCCTCTGCTATTTAAAATCAGCAGAAAAATAAATTATCTCTAACTCTAGTCCGGAAGATTCTTTATCTTCGTCAGAGACAATTTTTGTTCCAGGTGACCGGTAATATCTCACGGAGTAGATATATCAAGCCAAAAGTCGTGGTCGTCCCTCTTACTTTCAATTTTCGCTTTTGAGTTCCACTCCACATGTCCGTCTACATAAAGGATATTTGCTCCGTTGTTGTGCCTGTAGTGAAAATAAGGTGTTTCTGCATCGAACATTACGTATGAGATAAAGAGGAACTGGTAATTGTTACTCTTATTGTAAGTACTATTAGCATCTGCAATAAGGAATGCTCTTTCTGGTTTTCTCACCCGGTTTAATTTTTTGGGACAATACCGAGAATTGGAAGGATACTGGTAAACATCACCATACCGTCCTACCCAGCTATTGTATCCATAGTTAGGACCCCCTGAGACGCCTCCCACAGAAATCACCCGTTCTTTTTCTCCCGAAGGACAGATGAACAACTTTTTTATGTTACGAGGAACCTTAGCAGTCCACCCGCTCCATACTTCATAACCTTGTCCGGCTGGCGCTCCCAAATAAGGCATCAATTCACCAACCCATGT comes from bacterium and encodes:
- a CDS encoding DUF1559 domain-containing protein, with translation MIELLVVIAIIAILAAMLLPALSQAREKARQTSCMNNLKQLGLAVQMYANDYDDWLPLAVNSGGYFVWSCTWVGELMPYLGAPAGQGYEVWSGWTAKVPRNIKKLFICPSGEKERVISVGGVSGGPNYGYNSWVGRYGDVYQYPSNSRYCPKKLNRVRKPERAFLIADANSTYNKSNNYQFLFISYVMFDAETPYFHYRHNNGANILYVDGHVEWNSKAKIESKRDDHDFWLDISTP